From Salvia hispanica cultivar TCC Black 2014 unplaced genomic scaffold, UniMelb_Shisp_WGS_1.0 HiC_scaffold_479, whole genome shotgun sequence, a single genomic window includes:
- the LOC125199380 gene encoding protein PLASTID TRANSCRIPTIONALLY ACTIVE 7-like isoform X1, whose translation MKSMVRAHEIQGPVTGKCGGGENWQKKDKMRIERVPFEERVRRIRETGELLTMDIERLLLSEDNRFDFVNEVAAEAKQYVENNRDEYGAKKAILHVISNRMNDSGVHRPEAYREDDPFKPGPGFLRQELYDK comes from the exons ATGAAGTC GATGGTTCGAGCTCACGAAATTCAGGGGCCAGTCACAGGCAAGTGTGGAGGCGGAGAAAATTG gcaaaaaaaagataaaatgaggATAGAAAGAGTTCCGTTTGAGGAACGGGTGAGGAGGATAAGGGAGACGGGTGAGCTCCTGACAATGGACATCGAGAGGCTATTACTCTCGGAGGATAACAGGTTTGATTTTGTGAATGAAGTTGCAGCAGAGGCGAAGCAGTATGTAGAGAACAACCGTGATGAGTATGGTGCAAAGAAGGCAATCCTCCACGTCATCAGCAACCGTATGAACGACTCTGGAGTTCACCGTCCTGAGGCATACAGGGAAGATGATCCTTTCAAGCCAGGGCCTGGCTTCCTAAGGCAAGAACtctatgataaataa
- the LOC125199380 gene encoding protein PLASTID TRANSCRIPTIONALLY ACTIVE 7-like isoform X2, with translation MVRAHEIQGPVTGKCGGGENWQKKDKMRIERVPFEERVRRIRETGELLTMDIERLLLSEDNRFDFVNEVAAEAKQYVENNRDEYGAKKAILHVISNRMNDSGVHRPEAYREDDPFKPGPGFLRQELYDK, from the exons ATGGTTCGAGCTCACGAAATTCAGGGGCCAGTCACAGGCAAGTGTGGAGGCGGAGAAAATTG gcaaaaaaaagataaaatgaggATAGAAAGAGTTCCGTTTGAGGAACGGGTGAGGAGGATAAGGGAGACGGGTGAGCTCCTGACAATGGACATCGAGAGGCTATTACTCTCGGAGGATAACAGGTTTGATTTTGTGAATGAAGTTGCAGCAGAGGCGAAGCAGTATGTAGAGAACAACCGTGATGAGTATGGTGCAAAGAAGGCAATCCTCCACGTCATCAGCAACCGTATGAACGACTCTGGAGTTCACCGTCCTGAGGCATACAGGGAAGATGATCCTTTCAAGCCAGGGCCTGGCTTCCTAAGGCAAGAACtctatgataaataa